One window from the genome of Nisaea sediminum encodes:
- the fabB gene encoding beta-ketoacyl-ACP synthase I, whose product MRRVVVTGLGIVSSIGNNAEEVTASLKAGKSGIEFAPDYADLGFRSHVHGSIKLDPAEHIDRKQMRFMGPGAAYNYIALEQAIADAGLEPNEVSNPMTGMVMGSGGPSTSNMMNAFDIAREKGPKRVGPYMVPRVMCSTNSATLSTAFQVKGLSYSISSACSTSSHCIGNAYELIQMGKQDIMLAGGGEELHWTLSVLFDAMGALSSKYNDTPEKASRAYDANRDGFVISGGGGVLILEELERAKARGAKIYGEIVGYGATSDGVDMVAPSGEGAVRCMQMALKGIDQPVDYINTHGTSTPVGDTKELEAIREVFGKRNAIPAISSTKSLTGHSQGATGVHEAIYTLLMMKDDFMAASANIDEVDPEATDMPILRERRDNAGIRLALSNSFGFGGTNAVLAFQKYDA is encoded by the coding sequence AGTCAGGCATCGAATTCGCCCCGGACTATGCCGATCTCGGCTTCCGCAGCCACGTGCACGGGTCGATCAAGCTGGATCCGGCAGAGCATATCGACCGCAAGCAGATGCGCTTCATGGGCCCGGGCGCGGCCTATAACTATATCGCGCTGGAACAGGCGATCGCCGATGCGGGGCTCGAGCCGAACGAGGTCAGCAACCCGATGACCGGCATGGTCATGGGCTCCGGCGGCCCCTCCACCTCGAACATGATGAACGCGTTCGACATCGCCCGTGAGAAGGGTCCGAAGCGTGTCGGCCCCTACATGGTGCCGCGGGTGATGTGCAGCACCAATTCCGCGACGCTCTCGACCGCCTTCCAGGTCAAGGGCCTCAGCTACTCGATCTCGTCCGCCTGTTCGACCAGCTCGCACTGCATCGGCAATGCCTACGAGCTGATCCAGATGGGCAAGCAGGACATCATGCTGGCCGGCGGCGGCGAGGAGCTGCACTGGACCCTGTCCGTACTGTTCGACGCCATGGGCGCACTGTCCTCCAAGTACAACGACACGCCGGAAAAGGCCTCGCGCGCCTATGATGCGAACCGCGACGGTTTCGTCATTTCCGGCGGCGGCGGGGTTCTGATCCTCGAGGAACTGGAACGCGCCAAGGCCCGCGGCGCAAAGATCTACGGCGAGATCGTCGGCTACGGCGCGACCTCCGACGGGGTCGACATGGTGGCTCCGTCCGGCGAGGGCGCGGTGCGCTGCATGCAGATGGCCCTCAAGGGCATCGACCAGCCAGTCGATTACATCAATACGCACGGCACGAGCACTCCGGTCGGCGATACAAAGGAGCTGGAAGCGATCCGCGAGGTCTTCGGAAAGCGGAACGCGATTCCCGCGATCAGCTCGACCAAGTCCCTCACCGGTCACTCCCAGGGCGCGACGGGCGTGCACGAGGCGATCTACACGCTGCTGATGATGAAGGACGACTTCATGGCCGCCTCGGCCAATATCGACGAGGTCGATCCCGAAGCGACAGACATGCCGATCCTGCGCGAACGCCGTGACAATGCCGGGATTCGCCTCGCGCTTTCCAACAGTTTCGGGTTCGGCGGAACAAATGCCGTGCTAGCATTTCAGAAGTACGACGCCTGA